The following proteins are co-located in the Bacillus pumilus genome:
- the rnjB gene encoding ribonuclease J2, translating to MKKKNTENVRIIALGGVGEIGKNLYVIEIDSDIYVVDAGLMHPENEMLGIDVVIPDISYLTERADRVKAIFLTHGHDEAIGGVFHALSKLSVPVYGTKLTLALLREKLKQYGFNQKADLREVHAKSVITFETTKVSFFRTNHSIPDSVGISFKTSLGSIVCTGDFKFDQTPALNQACDIGEIAKIGNNGVLALLSDSVNAEKPGYTPSEAIVQDEISNAMYNAENRVIVAVSSSNINRVQQIINATIQNGRKLAVAGKNMMTTLQLAIKLGYVTADEELFVPVQEVKKMAKNDVVILTAGSHGEPLAALTKMAKQNHKQLHIEKGDTVVIASTPLPGQELTYSKTVDFLTRSGAQVIFAQKRVHVSGHGCQEELKLMLNLLKPKYLIPVNGEYRMQKAHSRIAEEVGMKRSDIFLIDKGDVVEFRGQNVKIGEKVHQGNILIDGLGVGDIGNIVLRDRRLLSQDGILIVVITLDKQKKQLISGPEIITRGFVYVRESEELIVKATEMVKGIVKEQTENSIVEWSTLKQSMRDVLNQFLYEKTKRKPMIIPIIMEV from the coding sequence TTGAAAAAGAAAAATACAGAGAACGTAAGAATTATTGCACTGGGAGGCGTTGGAGAAATCGGGAAAAACTTATATGTCATTGAAATTGATTCAGACATATATGTTGTAGATGCAGGTTTAATGCATCCAGAAAACGAAATGCTGGGCATTGACGTGGTTATTCCTGATATCTCTTATTTAACTGAACGAGCTGATCGGGTGAAAGCAATTTTTCTTACCCACGGACATGATGAGGCAATCGGAGGCGTATTCCATGCCTTGAGTAAATTGTCTGTACCAGTCTACGGAACGAAGCTGACCCTTGCGTTACTTCGAGAAAAATTAAAGCAATATGGCTTCAATCAAAAAGCTGATTTGCGCGAGGTACATGCGAAATCGGTCATTACATTTGAAACAACAAAAGTATCATTCTTTAGAACGAATCATAGTATTCCTGATTCGGTCGGGATCAGCTTCAAAACCTCTCTTGGTTCAATCGTATGCACAGGTGATTTTAAATTTGATCAAACCCCAGCGCTTAACCAAGCCTGTGACATCGGAGAGATTGCGAAAATTGGAAACAATGGCGTTTTAGCACTTCTTTCAGATAGTGTGAATGCTGAAAAACCAGGCTATACACCGTCTGAGGCGATCGTCCAAGATGAAATCTCAAATGCGATGTACAATGCTGAGAATCGTGTGATAGTCGCTGTATCTTCATCAAATATTAACCGTGTACAGCAGATCATTAATGCAACCATTCAAAATGGCCGTAAGCTTGCAGTAGCAGGAAAGAATATGATGACAACTCTTCAGCTGGCAATCAAGCTTGGTTATGTCACAGCAGACGAAGAATTATTTGTGCCAGTTCAAGAAGTGAAGAAAATGGCGAAAAACGATGTGGTCATTCTGACGGCTGGAAGCCATGGAGAGCCTCTTGCTGCTTTAACAAAAATGGCCAAACAAAATCACAAACAGCTTCATATTGAAAAAGGTGATACCGTTGTGATTGCGTCTACACCTCTTCCTGGACAAGAACTCACGTATTCAAAAACAGTTGATTTCCTCACAAGAAGCGGAGCACAGGTCATTTTTGCTCAAAAGCGTGTACATGTATCTGGACATGGCTGTCAAGAAGAGTTAAAACTGATGCTGAACTTACTAAAGCCAAAGTATTTAATTCCAGTGAATGGCGAATATCGTATGCAAAAAGCACATTCTCGTATTGCTGAAGAAGTGGGAATGAAACGCAGTGACATTTTCTTGATTGATAAAGGGGATGTTGTTGAATTCAGAGGACAGAACGTAAAGATCGGCGAAAAAGTTCACCAAGGTAACATTTTGATTGATGGTCTTGGCGTTGGAGATATCGGTAACATTGTTTTACGCGATAGACGCCTACTGTCTCAAGATGGGATCTTAATTGTGGTCATTACGCTCGATAAACAAAAGAAACAATTAATTTCTGGACCTGAAATCATCACAAGAGGATTTGTTTATGTAAGAGAATCCGAAGAGCTGATTGTGAAAGCAACAGAGATGGTAAAAGGAATTGTCAAAGAGCAAACGGAAAACTCTATTGTTGAATGGTCAACACTGAAACAATCCATGCGCGATGTATTAAATCAATTCCTATATGAAAAAACAAAACGTAAGCCGATGATCATTCCAATTATTATGGAAGTGTGA